The sequence CCGCCCATGTCATGGCGGAGGCGGTGCAGGCCCTGTTCCCCGGCACCCAGGTCACCATCGGCCCGGCGATCGAGCACGGCTTCTATTACGACTTCGCGCGCGAGGAGCATTTCACGCCGGAAGACCTCGACGCCATCGAGGCGAAGATGCGCGAGATCATCGCCCGCGACGAACCCTTCGTGCGCGAGGAATGGGACCGCGACGCGGCCATCCGGCATTTCGAGGCCATGGGTGAGACCTTCAAGGCCGAGCTGATCCGCGATCTGCCCGAAAGCGAGACCATCTCGATCTATCGCCAGGGCGCCTGGCACGATCTCTGCCGCGGCCCGCACCTGCCATCCACCGGCCATGTCGGCAACGCCTTCAAGCTGCAACGCCTGGCCGGTGCCTACTGGCGCGGCGATGCCAAGCGCGAGCAGTTGCAGCGCATTTACGGCACCGCCTGGCGGAACGAGAAGGAGTTGAAGGCCCACCTGACCATGCTGGAGGAGGCGGCCAAGCGCGACCATCGCCGCCTCGGCCGCGAGATGGACCTGTTCCATTTGCAGGAGGAGGCCGTCGGCAGCGTCTTCTGGCACCCGAAGGGCTGGACCGTCTACCGCCTGTGCGAGGAGTATATGCGCGGACGCCTGGAAGACGGCGGCTATGTCGAGGTGAAAACGCCCCAGTTGATCGACCGCGTGCTGTGGGAGCGCTCCGGCCACTGGGAGAAGTTCCGCGAGAACATGTTCATTGCCGAGGCGGACGAGTCGCGCATTCTGGCGGTGAAGCCGATGAACTGCCCGGGCCATGTCCAGATCTTCAACCAGGGCCTGAAAAGCTATCGCGACCTGCCGCTGCGCATGGCTGAGTTCGGCTCGTGCCACCGCAACGAGTCGTCCGGCTCCATGCACGGCATCATGCGCGTGCGCGCCTTCACCCAGGACGACGCCCACATCTTCGCCACCGAGGACCAGATCACCGACGAGACCCGCACCTTCTGCGAGCTGTTGCTGTCGGTCTACAAGGATTTCGGTTTCGAGGACGTGGTGGTGAAATTCTCGGACCGGCCGGATATCCGCGCCGGCTCGGACGCCACCTGGGACAAGGCCGAGAACGCACTGCGCGAGGCCATCGAGGCCGTGGGCCTGCCCTACACCATGAATCCCGGCGAGGGCGCTTTCTATGGGCCGAAGCTGGAATTCGTGCTGAAGGACGCCATCGGCCGCGACTGGCAGTGCGGCACCTTCCAGGTCGATTTCGTGCTGCCGGAACGGCTCGATGCGAACTATATCGGCGAGGACGGCGAGAAGCACCGGCCGGTGATGCTGCACCGCGCCATCCTGGGCTCGTTCGAGCGGTTTATCGGCATCCTGATCGAGAACTATGCCGGCCGCTTCCCGCTCTGGCTGGCGCCGGTGCAGGCGGTGGTGGCGACCATCACCAGCGATGCCGACGCCTATGCGGCGGAGGTCGCCGCCGCCTGCCACAAGGCCGGGCTGCGCGTCGAGACCGATCTGCGCAACGAGAAGATCAACTACAAGGTGCGCGAGCACTCGGTGACCAAGGTCCCGGCCATGCTGGTGGTCGGCAAGCGCGAGGCGGAAGAGGGCACCGTCGCGCTCCGCCGCCTGGGCGGCAAGGCGCAGGAGGTGCTGCCGCTCGCCGACGCCATCGCCGCGCTGGTGGCCGAAGGCACCATGCCGGGCGGGGAAGGGTGAGCGGATGAAGAAACGCACCGGGACTCCGTGGAAGCCGGCCGGCGAGTATTCCAAGGACCTCGGCGGCCTGACGGTCAACCTGCTGGTGCGCGACATGCCGCGGGCCACCGCCTTTGCGCGCGCGGTGTTGCAGGCGAGCGTGGTCTACGAGGACCCGGACTTCGCCGCCCTGGAGGCGTGCGGCGCCAAATGGTGCCTGCACGCCGACCACACCTACAACGACCACCCGCTTTCCGGCTCGCTGGCCGAGACCGAGATCCGCGGCATCGGCGCCGAACTGCGCCTGCTCGGCCTCGACCCCGACGCGGCCGAGGCGCGGGCACGGGCGGCGGGCTATGAGGTGCTGGCCGGCTCGCTCGACAAGCCGCACGGCATGCGCGAGGCCTATCTGCTGGACCCGGATGGCTATCTCTGGGTCCCGAGCGTCACCCTCTGACCATGACCGAGGGCGAGGGCGCGCCGGCGGAGGACGCCGGGCCGAAAAAGTGGAATGTGCGCAATGTGATGTCGTGGGGCGTGATCGTGGGGCCGGCGGTGCTCTACGGCTATAATCGCGTGTTTCCGCCAGCGGATGGCGCGGGCGACATTGATTTCATGGTCTATGTGATCGGAGGCGGCATCGGCGGCGCGCTCGCCTTCACCGCCATCGCCGCGATTCGCAACGCGCTGGTCAAATAGCCACCGGCACGCACCGCAATAGCCCCACACCACGAGAGTCTGGCATTTCCCGGCCGCCGCGGAGCGGCGGGCCGGGATCGGTGTCTTCGTGCGAACACCGCCCTCGCCGGCGTTCGCGAGATACGGCGGCCCCGGATGGCGGCTCCGCCCCCTCCGGGGTGCAGGCCCACGTTGGGTTTGCGGCCCCTATCCTTGCGGCCGGCGCGCATCATAAGAGTATGGCGTTTCCCGGCCGCCGCGGAGCGGTGGGCCGGGATCGGTGTCCTGCATCGAACACCGCCCTCGCCGGTGTTCGCCCACCGCAGGAGACCCCGGATCGGCGCTTCGCACCGTCCGGGGATGCTCGGGGATGGTTTTGAGGGGCTCGCCCGGCCCTTGCGGCAGGCCGTCGTCATAAGAGAGCTTTCCCGGCCGAGCCGGAGGCGAGCGCCGGGATCTCCCGCGTTCGCGAAGACCGTTTCGAGCCGGTGTCCGCCCACCGCAGGAGACCCCGGATCGGCGCTTCGCATCGTCCGGGGATGCTCGAACGCGCGGGCGCATCATCCGGAGGCGCATCGTTCGGTCCCGGAGGGCGGCTCCGCCCCCTCCGGGGGCTTGCCTAGTACCCGACCCGCCGGCCCTGGTCGACCGCATAGCGCTCTTCCAGCTCTTTCACCCGGTCCATGCCCAGCAGGTCGAAAAATTGCTGGAAGCTGGCCAGGCTGTTGGCGACGGCCTTGGCCTCGCCGGTCTCCTTCAACGTGCGCAGCATGGCCTGTGCCGCCGGGATCGCCGCCAGCATCACGAAATTCGGGTAGATGCAGACCGAAAATCCCAGCGCCTGCATCTCGTCCGCCGAGAGAAACGGCGTCTTGCCGCTGCTCGCCATGTTGTAGAGCAGCGGCGTGTCCGGGAACTGGCGGCAGGCCTCGGCCAGTTGCTTGCGTGAGGTCATGGCCTCGATGAACAGGACGTCGGCGCCGGCCTCGCGATAGGCGTGGGCGCGCTCCAGCCCGGCCTCGAACCCTTCCACCGCGATGGCATCCGTGCGGGCGATCAGCACGAAATCCCGGTCGTGGCGGGCGTCGCAGCCGGCCTTGATGTGTGCCACCATGTCGGCGGTCGGGATCACCGCCTTGCCCGCCAGGTGGCCGCAGCGCTTGGGCCAGACCTGGTCCTCGATATGCACGCCGGCCACCC comes from Alphaproteobacteria bacterium and encodes:
- the thrS gene encoding threonine--tRNA ligase, whose protein sequence is MPDTQLAQVTITLPDGATRTYATGTTVAEVAESISKSLAKRAIAAKIDGQVRDLATPLDRDAAVAILTRDDAEALDLIRHDAAHVMAEAVQALFPGTQVTIGPAIEHGFYYDFAREEHFTPEDLDAIEAKMREIIARDEPFVREEWDRDAAIRHFEAMGETFKAELIRDLPESETISIYRQGAWHDLCRGPHLPSTGHVGNAFKLQRLAGAYWRGDAKREQLQRIYGTAWRNEKELKAHLTMLEEAAKRDHRRLGREMDLFHLQEEAVGSVFWHPKGWTVYRLCEEYMRGRLEDGGYVEVKTPQLIDRVLWERSGHWEKFRENMFIAEADESRILAVKPMNCPGHVQIFNQGLKSYRDLPLRMAEFGSCHRNESSGSMHGIMRVRAFTQDDAHIFATEDQITDETRTFCELLLSVYKDFGFEDVVVKFSDRPDIRAGSDATWDKAENALREAIEAVGLPYTMNPGEGAFYGPKLEFVLKDAIGRDWQCGTFQVDFVLPERLDANYIGEDGEKHRPVMLHRAILGSFERFIGILIENYAGRFPLWLAPVQAVVATITSDADAYAAEVAAACHKAGLRVETDLRNEKINYKVREHSVTKVPAMLVVGKREAEEGTVALRRLGGKAQEVLPLADAIAALVAEGTMPGGEG
- a CDS encoding oxaloacetate decarboxylase, producing MADRPTAALRRLLADPKLTQVPGVVDAAWARVVAAEGFDAVYMTGAGTSASRLGWPDVGLLTMSEMVDNAGRIADACIAPDGRQLPLIADADTGYGGPLNVRRTVQSYERAGVAGVHIEDQVWPKRCGHLAGKAVIPTADMVAHIKAGCDARHDRDFVLIARTDAIAVEGFEAGLERAHAYREAGADVLFIEAMTSRKQLAEACRQFPDTPLLYNMASSGKTPFLSADEMQALGFSVCIYPNFVMLAAIPAAQAMLRTLKETGEAKAVANSLASFQQFFDLLGMDRVKELEERYAVDQGRRVGY